CCCTCGCCACGCAACGCCGCGCTGCCGAGGGCAACGAAGAGATCGCGAAGGGGTTCGTCCCGGTGGCGCTCCGCCTCGCCAAGCTCCGCGCCACCCAGGCGACCCTCGCCACGCTCCTCGATCGCACGCCCGACGATCGCGATCCGTCGGCCACGCGCCTGCTCGTCGAGCCGCTCGCGAGCGTTCGTCAAGCTACCTTGACGGATGCGAAGGCAGCGATCGAGACCGACCTCGTGGCCGTCGGCAGCGACGAGACCCGCGCGCTCGCCGAGTCGCTCTCGGCCGACCTCGACGCCGTCGCCACCACCCTCGCGGGGGACAAGTTGGCGATCGACGCGCTGTTCGCGGCCATGGAGCGCGGCGATCGCGACGGCGTGAACGACGCCGTCGTCCGCGTGGGGGCCATCGAGCACGACGCCGACAAGAAGATCGGCGCCCTCGCGAACCGCGTCGCCGCCTCGATGGAGGCGGTCTCCGCCGAGGCCAAGAAGCGCGAACGCCGCTCGATCGTCCTCGTCGTCTTCATGCTCGCCTTCACGCTCGCCGTCGGGCTCGGCATGAGCGTGCACGTGAGCCGCATCCTCCGCCCCCTCGGCGCCGTCACGGCCCGGGCCCGCGCCGTCGCGCAGGGAGATCTGCGGCCCGTACCCGTCGGCCCCGCCGAAGACGAGATCGGCGAGCTCGCGGTCGCCTTCGAGAAGATGGTCGAGGCCGTCGGGGCGGCGCAGAGCCGCGCGGTCGCCAACGAGCGGCTCGCCGCCATCGGCAAGATGGCCGCCCACGTCACGCACGAGATCCGAAACCCGCTGAGCTCGATCACCCTCAACATCGAGCTGCTCGAAGAAGAGCTCGCGGGCAAAGACGTCGGGCCCGAGAGCCGCGAGCTGCTCGCCTCGATCGACCGCGAGGTCGAGCGGCTCGCGAACCTCTCCGAAGATTACCTGCGTCTTGCACGTATTCCGTCGCCGCGCCTCGACGCCGAGGACCTGGCCGAGCTCCTGCGGGACGTCGCGCGGTTCTCGAAGAAGGAGCTCGAGCGCGCGTCGACCGAGCTCTGTCTCGACGTCCCCGACGGGCTCCCGTCCGTGATGTTCGACGAAGCTCAGATCCGCCAGGCCATCCTGAACCTCGTTCGAAACGCGCGCGAGGCCATGCCTCGCGGTGGACGGGTCGATCTGTGCGTGTCCGCCGAGGGCATGAACGTCGTCGTCTCGGTGAGCGACCGGGGCGGAGGCATCCCCCCCGAGATCCGCGACCGCGTGTTCGATCCGTTCTTCTCCACGAAGGGCGAGGGCACGGGGCTCGGCCTCGCCATCACGCGCCGGATCGTCGAGGCCCACGGCGGCACGCTCACCTGCGACGCGCGCGAAGGGGGCGGCACGACGTTCCGCCTCACGCTCCCCCTCGCGTCCTCGAAGAGCCAGTTCTCGCCCGCCTGAGCGTGCCCAGCCGGGCCTGCCGCGTGGGCGCGTCGATCCGATGGTCGCCACGGCGGTAAGGTGGTTAACTCCGCACCATGTCGACCCGCCCGAGCTCCCGTCCGAACGAAGCCCTCCGCCCCGTCACGATGCAGATCGGCTTCCACTCCTACGCCGAGGGCTCCGTGCTCTATCGTTGCGGAAGGACAGTGGTTTTGTGCACGGCATCGGTCGAGGACCGCGTGCCGCCCTTCCTCGAAGGCAAGGGCAAAGGGTGGGTCACGGCCGAGTACCA
The sequence above is a segment of the Myxococcales bacterium genome. Coding sequences within it:
- a CDS encoding HAMP domain-containing protein gives rise to the protein MSAALGPREGRGVARRVLVAFLATALAFVVTLAFALATQRRAAEGNEEIAKGFVPVALRLAKLRATQATLATLLDRTPDDRDPSATRLLVEPLASVRQATLTDAKAAIETDLVAVGSDETRALAESLSADLDAVATTLAGDKLAIDALFAAMERGDRDGVNDAVVRVGAIEHDADKKIGALANRVAASMEAVSAEAKKRERRSIVLVVFMLAFTLAVGLGMSVHVSRILRPLGAVTARARAVAQGDLRPVPVGPAEDEIGELAVAFEKMVEAVGAAQSRAVANERLAAIGKMAAHVTHEIRNPLSSITLNIELLEEELAGKDVGPESRELLASIDREVERLANLSEDYLRLARIPSPRLDAEDLAELLRDVARFSKKELERASTELCLDVPDGLPSVMFDEAQIRQAILNLVRNAREAMPRGGRVDLCVSAEGMNVVVSVSDRGGGIPPEIRDRVFDPFFSTKGEGTGLGLAITRRIVEAHGGTLTCDAREGGGTTFRLTLPLASSKSQFSPA